The region GTCGTTGATCAGCATCGTGCCGATGGCCGGATGAATCTCGCCGGACAGTTGCTGGAACGCTTGCTGGGCCACCGCTGCAGTCGGCGACAACAGCAGGGTTTCGTACAGCGCATTGCCCGCGCCCAATTGCTCGGCGGCAGCGCCTACAGCGCGTTGGTTTGGAGTCAGGCCAACGTTGCTGAAGGACGTCGCGTTACGCACCACCGCCAACTGAATGCCGTTGGCCGAATAGTCGAGGGCACCGCCGATAAACAGGTAGTTCGGCAATACCGCACCGAATTGCCCTTGTATGCCGCCGGCCGCTTGCAGGATGTTGTACTGATGGCCGAGCAAGCTTTGGGTCTGGGCGGTGGTCAGTAATGTCGGACTGTTTTCCAGGGACAGGCTGACCGTAGCGCCATCGATCACTGCTTTGCCGCTTGCGACGATCTGGTCGCTGCTGGTCGGTGACAGTTCCACGGCGTAGGTCGAGCCTGGTTCGAAGACGACGTCGCCCGTCACGTGCAAGGTGCCGATGGAGTTGCCCGGCGCCACGGTGCCGCCGCTTTTCGCGGTCAATGCACCGATGCTGCCGTTGCCGCCGAGGATGCCGCTGTCATTGACGGTGACCGCGGACATCAGTGAACCATTGATCGCCAAGCGGCCCTGGTTGACCAGCGTCGGACCGGCGTAGGTGTTGGCGCCGGTCATCACCAGGGTGCCGATGCCCTGTTTGGTCAGGCCGCCATGGCCGGAAATGTCGTTGCTCCAGGTGTCGAGCCCGCAGTGCACGTCGTTACAGACACGCTCGGTGGGTTTGCCGGCGTCGACGATCGCGCCGATGCCTGGCAGGTCCGCGACAAACTGGCTGGAGCCGTAGGCACCTGCGATGCGGAACTCTTCGGGAATGTCCTTCTCGGTGACGAACATCGCCGGGCCATTGACGCCCTTGCTCAGGTTGATCATGCCCCAGCCGTACAACGCGTCGATGCCTGGGGCGCCGAGGTCGGTGGCGGTGGTGCGCAACACGCTGGCGACCTGCGCGCCGGTCATGTAGGGGAAGCGTTCCATCAACACCGCCATGGAACCGGCCACGTGCGGCGCGGCCATCGAGGTGCCGTTGTAGTTGGCGTAGCCGGTGGTCAGGTTCTCGGCGTTGGTGCCGCTGATGATCGAGCTGTAGATCTTGGTGCCCGGTGCCGATACGCAAAAACTGGCGGTGTAGCCGCAGCGCGACGAGAACGTGCTGATGTTATAGGGGTTGGCGCTGGTCAGGTCCGGGTTCTGTTGCAGCGCGGCGACGGTGACCCAGTTCGGCGCGATGTCCGGCACAAAGTAACCCAGGCCGGCAATGGCATCGGGGTTGTTGAGGTTGTGGTCGTTGCCAGCGGCGAAGATCGTCACGATGCCGCTGCGGGCTGCGGCAATCGCGCCGTCATAGGCACCACCCGGTTTGGTCCCGAGCAACGGCCGGATCTCGTTGAACTGCAACTGGGCGTCTTGCACGGTGAAGTGCGGATGCGCCGGGTCGCTCCCGCCGAGGTCGAAGCGATCGGTGATGCCGATGCCCCAGCTATTGTTGATGACGCGTGCGCCACTGGCGATCAGGGCATCCCAACCGGCCTTGTAAACCGCGCCGTCGTTGCCGCGAATGATCCCGTCCTCCGGGCCTGGGTCACCGTTGTCGGCGCTGATGATTTGCGCACCGAAGGCGACGCCGTGCATCGGGCCGCCGTCGCGGCTACCGGCAGCGATCCCGCCAACGTGGGTGCCGTGAGCGCCGAGCTTGCCGTTGGAACCAACCGAAGGCGTGCCGTCATAACGGAACGCATCCCCGGCTTTGACCGGAATGTACGGGTCGGTGTATTCGCGAATGCCGCTGGTGACCAGGTTGATTACTTTGTTGGCCCCGGAAAACTCCGGGTGCGCGGCGTAGACCGGCTGGTCGAAGATCCCCAGTTTCACGCCTTTGCCGGTGTAGCCGGCGGCGTAGGCGTCCTGGGCGTTGATCGCGCCCACGCCCCAATCGGCCTTGAACTCGGCGCTGCGCCAACTGTTCGGGTCACCGAGTTTGCCGTTTTCCACGTAAGGCGCGGCATGGGCGGTACCCAGCGTGGCCAGTGCGCAGAGCACCGCGTAGTTGAGGGTTTTCAGGGCAAATTTGTTGTTGTTTTCAAGCTTCATCCAACGACCATCCTTAGTTGTGTTGCCAAAAATCCTTGTGGCAATGAGGCGTTACCTGTGGGAGCGGGCTTGCTCGCGAAGGCGTCCTGTCAGTCACGATTAATGTTGGCTGACAGTCCGCTTTCGCGAGCAAGCCCGCTCCCACAGGGGTTCATCGTTTCAATCCTTAAACCGGGCGATCCTCATTGCCGCATTCGTCGTTTACCGCGTTAAAACTGCCAATTGAGGCTAAGCCCCACGCCATGGCTCTTCTCGCGGCTGGCCAGTTGGCCGGTGTAATCGAGGTTCAAGCGAATGTCGCGACTCAGGGCCAAGCCGGCATGGGCGCCGACCAACGCGGCGTCGCGCACCAGCGGCGAGCTTTCCACCGAGAACGGCGTGCTGGCGCTGGCAAACGCCAGGTGTTGCTCCGAATCGGTACTGCTCAGGTTGTGCTGCCAGCCGAGGCTGCCGCTCAGTTCCAGTTGTTGCTGGCCGGACAGGTTCACGGTTTTCAGCGCCCGCAGGCCCAGGGTGCTGAGCACTGCATCGCGGGTGTCGCCGTGGCTTTTCAGCGCGGCGGCATCGCCTTTTTCGGTGAAACCATCGGTGTCGAGGTGCACGTAGGCCAGGTTGGCGAACGGCTCCAGCGCCACGGGTTGCAGGTTCAGGCGATACGCCGCTTCACCAAAGACCTGAGTGGTGGCCGCATCGACTTTGGCTTTCTGCTTGGCACTGACATCGCCGTATTGCAGATCACGTTTAACGTCAGCCCGATGCCAGCTGTAGGCACCGCCCGCGCTCAGGCGCCAGGCGCCCAGTTCGTGGCCGGCATAAGCGCCCAGGTGATAGCTGTCGACTTGCGCCGAGGAATGCGTGCCGGCCCCCATGTTCACCGAACTGTCGCTGTAACCGGTGACCAGGCCGATTCGGGTCTGCTCATCCAGCGCACCATCAACACCAGCCAACAGACCGCCAATCGAAGTGGTGTAGCCGGCCGTGTCGTTTCGGTCATCGGTCTTGCCCCAGGCGCCAAGGGCCTTGATCCAGCCGTTGCTTTGGGTGCCTTTCGCGTCGTTGAGGCGCTCACCGATTGCATCGCGCAGATAACGGCTGTCGTTGATCAGCACAGAGCCCAGCGCCGGGTAGATTTCCCCCGACAGTTGCTGGAACGCCTGTTGCGCGGAACTTGCAGTCGGCGACAGCAGCAGGCTTTCGTAGACTGGATGACTCGCCCCCAGCCCTTCCACTGCACTGGCCACGGCACGCTGGTTCGGGGTTTGCCCGACACTGGCGAAACTCGTGGCGTTGCGCTCAACGCTCAGGACAACCCCGGTGGCGGAGTAATCAAGGCTGCCGCCGATGAACAGGTAGTTGGGCAACACGGCGCCGAACTGACCCTGAATGCCGCCGGCTGCTTGCAGAATGTCGTACTGATGACCGAGCAGGCTTTGCACTTGCCGGGCGCTGAGCAAGGTCGGGCTGTTTTCCAGCGACAGACTCACCGTGGCACCGCTGACGGTGGCCATGCCACCGGCGACAATCCGGTCGCTGCTGGTCGGCGACAGTTCCACGGCGTAGGTCGAGCCCGGCGCGAAGGTCACGTTGCCACTGACCTGCAAAGTCCCGATGGAATTGCCCGGGGCGACCGTGCCGCCGGCATTCGCCGTCAGTGCGCCGATGCGTCCGGAGCCGCCCAGGGTGCCGCTGTCATTCACGGTCACTGTTGAGGCAAGTGAACCGTTCACCGCCAGCAAACCGCCGTTGACCGTGGTCGGGCCGCGATAGGTGCTGTCGCCGGTCAGCATCAACCGCCCGACGCCGGACTTGATCAGGCTGCCTTCATAGACCCGACTGGCCGCCGCGGCATCCCGCGCCATGCCCACTGCATAGTCAGTTTGATCCTGTTGACTGGCGCCGGCCGCCACACCGTTTTGCCAGCCTCTGTTCTTCAGGGTTTGTTGCCAGGCGCTGTGCTCGACGGCATCTTCAGCCTGACGCTGGATCAACGCCTTATCGCTGATACCGTTGCTCCAGACATCGCTCTGCCCTGCCCCCAGATTGGCGTCAAAAGAACCGAGCAATTGCCCCGGCCCGCGCATCGCCCGATCAAGGTTGGCCACGCCCCAGCCGACTGTCGTGTTCGGCGCATTGGTGATTGAACCGTCGAGTTGGGTCGCGGTGGTCAGCAGCACTTGCAGCGCTTGCTGGTTGTTCATGTATGGATAGCGCTCCATCACCAGCGCCAGGGCGCCCGTGGCGTGAGGCGCGGACATGGACGTGCCGGACTTGATCGCGTAGCCGCCACCGGGAATGGTGCTGTCGATCTTCGCGCCGGGGGTGGTGATGCACCAGTACTTGGCGATCCCGCACTGGTTGTACTTTTGCTGATTGCCTTGATCCAGCCCCGAGACGGCAAGCCAGTGGCCTTCCAGATCCGGCTGGAAGTACGGCAGCGCCGAACGCACGCTGGCGTTGGGATAACCGCTGTTGCCGGCGCTGAACACATTGATCACACCGCGACGAAGGGACACGTCGGCGGCGGCATCGAGCCAGGTGCCTTTGTTGAAGTGTTGGGCGTAGGCCGCGTGCAGATCGTCGAGGGTTCGATAGCTGACATCCGGCGGCTGACTGCCCCAACTGTTGTTGATCGCCCGAACGCCGGCATCTACCAGGGCGTTGTAAGCCGCTTTGAAATACTGCGGATCGGGGGTGGGGCCGAACAGGAAGCTGTCGTTCTTGTTGGTATTGGCCACGTAGATTTGTGCGTTGTACGCCACGCCGTGCATGCCGCTACCATCGCGGGAAGCGCCCATGATGCCGGTGACGTGGGTGCCGTGGGAGTCGTTGTTGGAGTTGAGCGTGCCGACGACATTGAACGGTGAGCCGTCGACGTAGCTGCCGCTGGTCATGACCGCGTGGTAACGGTCGGTGGCGAATTCGGGATGAGTGGAATCGAAGCCGGAATCCAGTTCACCGATTTTCACGCCTTTGCCGGTGATGCCGGCAGCATAGGCTTGATCGGCTTGCATGCGCGCAAGCCCCCAATCGCGCTGGAACTCGGCCGAGCGCCAACTGGCGGCGTCACCGGGTTTGCCGGTTTCAAGGTATTGGGCCTGGGCTGCGGCGGGCATTATGCAAACCGCGAGCAATAGCGTGCCGACCGAAACCGGCTTGATCTGTACGTCCATGTCTTCTCGCTTTTTTGGCGTTATTAGAGTTTTAGTCCCCCTGTCCGAGGGGGTGGTGTTGCCGTATTACTGCATCGCACTTCTTTCAGGTTGAAGGTGACTCTGTGGCAAGGGGGCTTGCTGTGGCGAGGGGGCTAGCCCCCGTTGGGCTGCGAAGCGACCCCAGATGGCGGCTGCTACGCAACCGAACGGGGGCAAGCCCCCTCGCCACAGGTTTGTATACCTTCAGAAAATCACTGGGTTCTCGGGCCCTGGCCAAACGCCTCGTCAACCCTGGCCAAATCCTGCTCGTTCAAGGTCCCGGCGTAGTAATGCAACTTGGTCCACGCCATCAGGTAGTCGTAACGCGTCTGGGCCAGGTCGCGGCGGGTGGTGTAGAGCTGTTGTTCAGCGTTCAACGCATCAAGATTGACGCGCTCGCCACCCAGAATGCTTTGCTTGGTCGAGACCACCAACGCTTCCGCAGAGGTCAGGGCTTTTTGATAGGCCCGCAGTTTGTTCACCCCGGACAGGCAGGCACTGAACTGGCGACGCAATTCGATCAAGGTTTCCCGGGTCTTGCCATCCAGCTCGTACTCGGCCTGTTCCATGTTACTGCTGGCCTGGCGGGTCATCGCCGAGACCCCGCCGCCGGCATACAGCGGCACGTTGACTTCGAAGCCAATGGTGTTGGTGTCGTAGCGCTGGTTATAGGTATTGCCGCTTTCCGACTCGTTCTGGCGCACCGTGGCATAGGCGCTAAGTTTCGGCATGTGCCCGGCACGATTGCGCTCAACCTCGTAGCGCGCCACTTCCACGGCCTGGCGTTGGGAAGCCAGGTTCGGGTTGTTGGCCACGGCCATCTCGTGCCAGGTGTCGTAATTGGCCGGTTGCAAGGTGAACGTCTGGAAGTTCTGGTCCAGCGGCGCCAGGTCGCCGATATTGATCGTCGGCACGCCAATCAGCGCCCCGAGTTCACGCAACGACGCGTCCTGCTCATCGCGGGCCTCGATTTCCTCGGCCGTGGCCAGTTCATAACGGGACTCGGCTTCCAGAATATCGGTACGCGTGCCCTCGCCCTGGCGGAACATCTGCTCGTTTTGCTGGAACTGCTGTTCGAAGGCTTTCTTCTTCGCTTGCGCGATGTCGATCTGATCCTGCGCGAACAATGCCTTGGTGTAGTTCTCCAGCACCCGCACCAGCAATTCCTGACTCTTGCCTCGAAAGGCTTCGTCGGCGAACAACGCTTGCGCCACGCCTTTGCGATACGAGGCGTATGCCTCGTAGTCGAGCAATGGTTGTTGCAGGGTCAGGGTCGAGCCGTAACTGCTGTAGTTACGGTCATCGGTCCGGTTCTGCCCGTGCTCATCCAGCGCGGTGGCCTTGGAGGAGTTACGTCCCTTGTTGTAGTTGTAACCGATCTTGGGCAACAGCCCGGCGCGGCCGATGATGCGGTTTTCAAGGCCGGCATCCCGCTCCTTGATCGCACCAAGGAACACCGGGTCATTGCGCAACGCTTGTTCGTAGATTTCAAACGGCCCCAGGGCCATC is a window of Pseudomonas sp. 10S4 DNA encoding:
- a CDS encoding autotransporter domain-containing protein, with the translated sequence MDVQIKPVSVGTLLLAVCIMPAAAQAQYLETGKPGDAASWRSAEFQRDWGLARMQADQAYAAGITGKGVKIGELDSGFDSTHPEFATDRYHAVMTSGSYVDGSPFNVVGTLNSNNDSHGTHVTGIMGASRDGSGMHGVAYNAQIYVANTNKNDSFLFGPTPDPQYFKAAYNALVDAGVRAINNSWGSQPPDVSYRTLDDLHAAYAQHFNKGTWLDAAADVSLRRGVINVFSAGNSGYPNASVRSALPYFQPDLEGHWLAVSGLDQGNQQKYNQCGIAKYWCITTPGAKIDSTIPGGGYAIKSGTSMSAPHATGALALVMERYPYMNNQQALQVLLTTATQLDGSITNAPNTTVGWGVANLDRAMRGPGQLLGSFDANLGAGQSDVWSNGISDKALIQRQAEDAVEHSAWQQTLKNRGWQNGVAAGASQQDQTDYAVGMARDAAAASRVYEGSLIKSGVGRLMLTGDSTYRGPTTVNGGLLAVNGSLASTVTVNDSGTLGGSGRIGALTANAGGTVAPGNSIGTLQVSGNVTFAPGSTYAVELSPTSSDRIVAGGMATVSGATVSLSLENSPTLLSARQVQSLLGHQYDILQAAGGIQGQFGAVLPNYLFIGGSLDYSATGVVLSVERNATSFASVGQTPNQRAVASAVEGLGASHPVYESLLLSPTASSAQQAFQQLSGEIYPALGSVLINDSRYLRDAIGERLNDAKGTQSNGWIKALGAWGKTDDRNDTAGYTTSIGGLLAGVDGALDEQTRIGLVTGYSDSSVNMGAGTHSSAQVDSYHLGAYAGHELGAWRLSAGGAYSWHRADVKRDLQYGDVSAKQKAKVDAATTQVFGEAAYRLNLQPVALEPFANLAYVHLDTDGFTEKGDAAALKSHGDTRDAVLSTLGLRALKTVNLSGQQQLELSGSLGWQHNLSSTDSEQHLAFASASTPFSVESSPLVRDAALVGAHAGLALSRDIRLNLDYTGQLASREKSHGVGLSLNWQF
- a CDS encoding TolC family outer membrane protein; the protein is MFGCMNKLSMLGAALALLTCNSAMALGPFEIYEQALRNDPVFLGAIKERDAGLENRIIGRAGLLPKIGYNYNKGRNSSKATALDEHGQNRTDDRNYSSYGSTLTLQQPLLDYEAYASYRKGVAQALFADEAFRGKSQELLVRVLENYTKALFAQDQIDIAQAKKKAFEQQFQQNEQMFRQGEGTRTDILEAESRYELATAEEIEARDEQDASLRELGALIGVPTINIGDLAPLDQNFQTFTLQPANYDTWHEMAVANNPNLASQRQAVEVARYEVERNRAGHMPKLSAYATVRQNESESGNTYNQRYDTNTIGFEVNVPLYAGGGVSAMTRQASSNMEQAEYELDGKTRETLIELRRQFSACLSGVNKLRAYQKALTSAEALVVSTKQSILGGERVNLDALNAEQQLYTTRRDLAQTRYDYLMAWTKLHYYAGTLNEQDLARVDEAFGQGPRTQ
- a CDS encoding autotransporter domain-containing protein, translating into MKLENNNKFALKTLNYAVLCALATLGTAHAAPYVENGKLGDPNSWRSAEFKADWGVGAINAQDAYAAGYTGKGVKLGIFDQPVYAAHPEFSGANKVINLVTSGIREYTDPYIPVKAGDAFRYDGTPSVGSNGKLGAHGTHVGGIAAGSRDGGPMHGVAFGAQIISADNGDPGPEDGIIRGNDGAVYKAGWDALIASGARVINNSWGIGITDRFDLGGSDPAHPHFTVQDAQLQFNEIRPLLGTKPGGAYDGAIAAARSGIVTIFAAGNDHNLNNPDAIAGLGYFVPDIAPNWVTVAALQQNPDLTSANPYNISTFSSRCGYTASFCVSAPGTKIYSSIISGTNAENLTTGYANYNGTSMAAPHVAGSMAVLMERFPYMTGAQVASVLRTTATDLGAPGIDALYGWGMINLSKGVNGPAMFVTEKDIPEEFRIAGAYGSSQFVADLPGIGAIVDAGKPTERVCNDVHCGLDTWSNDISGHGGLTKQGIGTLVMTGANTYAGPTLVNQGRLAINGSLMSAVTVNDSGILGGNGSIGALTAKSGGTVAPGNSIGTLHVTGDVVFEPGSTYAVELSPTSSDQIVASGKAVIDGATVSLSLENSPTLLTTAQTQSLLGHQYNILQAAGGIQGQFGAVLPNYLFIGGALDYSANGIQLAVVRNATSFSNVGLTPNQRAVGAAAEQLGAGNALYETLLLSPTAAVAQQAFQQLSGEIHPAIGTMLINDSRYLRDAVSERLRERDLFNAGAPTDDKSNLWVKALGAWGKSDGGNDNASSNSSIGGLLVGGDGLIAEETRLGFVTGYSDSSLSMGDGTHSSASVDSYHLGAYLGHEIDALRLSVGGAYSWHRIDVKRELQLGDVSGKQKTKRDATTAQLFAEAAYKLDLQPLALEPFANLAYVHLNSDGFTENGDAAALKGGEDNRDAVLSTLGLRAGKSIALSDQKKLELSGSLGWQHNLSSTRSEDHLAFANGNTAFSVQSVSLDRDAAVVGLRAGLALNQATRVNLDYNGLIGSNEKDHGVGLTLDWQF